The window TCCGTTTCAGGAGATGTTCGTGTGGTTTCCCCGCGAGCTCACGCTCTGGGCGAGGGCGGACAGGATCAGGCCACGGCCCAGGACGCGAGGGAGACCCGGGCACGCACGGTGGCCTTCGACACGGTCGTCAACCTCACCTCCCTGATCCTCGACTCCTGACCGAACACGAACCCCGCAACCATACCGAGAGCGGGCTGGCAAGGAGGCGCGGGCAGGACCGGACCGCCCACGCGGGAGACCTTCCCGAAGCGGCGGTCGTCCCCTCGTTCATCCGCCGTTCACCGCACAACCATCCGTTCGTCCCGGGTGTCTCACCGTCGAACCTCACCCGCGTACGCGCGCTTCGACACCACTCGTGCTCCCAGGAGGAACCGTGGGCATCCGCAGGCCGGCCCTCGCCACCGCCGCAGCCGCCGCGCTGATCGGCGCGTTCACCGTGCCGCTCGCAGCGGGCACCGCATCCGCGGGGGAGGCGGCCGCCCCGGTGCGCGAGGACTTCAACGGCGACGGTTTCCAGGACCTGGCCGTCGCCGCGCCCGCCGCCACGGTGGGCGGCCACACCTGGGCCGGCTACATAGCGATCAGCTACGGCTCGGCGAACGGCCTCGGCCCGGCCCGTACCACGGTCATCACCCAGGACACCCCCGGTGTGCCCGGTACCTCCGCGGACAACAGCGGCTTCGGCTACGAGTTGTTCCCCCGCGACCTGGACGGCGACGGCGTCACCGACCTCGCTGTCGCCACGCACGAGTACCAGCCGGCCGACAACATCGGCGGTTCGGTGATCATTCTCTGGGGCCGGACCACAGGGTTGTCCGGCACCGGCGCCGTCCGTGTCCCCGCACCCGCCAACGCGTTCGTCGGCGAGGACATCACCGCCGGCGACTTCGACGGCGACGGCCACACGGATCTCTTCCTGAGCGACGCCGAGGACTACGACGTCCGGGCGGTGCTCTACGGTCCGTTCGACCGGGGCGGAGCACCGGCCCGTGAGCAACGGCTGACCGTGTTCAGCACGGACAACACGATCTGCTCCACCGCCGCGGGCGACTTCGACGGCGACGGCATCGACGACCTCGCGACCTTCTACGTCTACGAGGACCACGCCGAGGGCGGCAAGCTGTGGCTCGGCACGGACCACGGCCTGTCCACCGTCCCGCAACGGCTGAACTCCGCGAACGCCGCCGCCGTCGGCGACTTCGACAAGGACGGCTACGCCGATCTCGCCACCCGGGTCTACCCGAACGGCGAGACGTACCTGGAGGAGGACCCCGGGACGATCAAGATCTACTACGGTTCGCCGACCGGGCCCAGCACGACCCGCACGAAGACCATCACCCAGGAGACCCCGGGCGTGCCCGGCGCGAGCGAGAAGGGCGACCAGTTCGGGGGGCGACTGAGCGCGGGCGACGTGAACGGCGACGGATACACGGACCTCGCCGTGGGCGTCCCGGGCGAGGCGATCGGCACGGTGACGAAGGCCGGCTCGGTGGTGCTGCTCGAGGGCGGAAGGAGCGGGCTGACCGGCACGGGCGCGCAGGCGTTCCACCAGAACACCCCGGGTGTGCCGGGGGCGGTGGAGAAGGGCGACGTGTTCGGCGGTTCGGTACGGCTGCTGGACGTCACGGGAGACAGGAAGGCCGACCTGGCCGCGGGCGCTCCGGGCGAGAACCTGGGCACCGTCGTGAACGGCGGTGCTCTGTGGCTGCTGCGCGGCACGGCTTCCGGCCTCACGGCCGCGAAGGCCTTCGCTGAGAACCCGGTGGACCTCCGGGCGCCGTCCGCGAAAGCGGAGTTCGGCGAGAACCTGGGTGGGGACAACGGGCCGGTCCAGCTGATTCCGTAGGGCCGGCGCAGCGAGCGACAGCGGCGGTCCGCTCGGGCGATTCTCCGGTGCCCGGAGCACGCCTCGGTCCGTGACACACGCTACGCGCGTGGTTCCCGTGGTCCGTGGCAGGTGGTAGACACGCAAGGTCACAGTTCCTGTCCGCCAGCAGGAAGGTTGCTGCCGCATGTCCGCAACACGACGTCAGGTCCTCGCCGGAACAGGGGCCTTGGGGGCGGGGATCGCCTTCACCGGTGCCCTGTCCGAGCTGTTCGCGGGTACCGCCGCCGCGCACGGCCTCGGCCACACCGGCTACGGCCCGCTCGTCCCCGATCCGAACGGCCTGCTCGATCTGCCGAAAGGATTCCGCTACCACGTGCTCTCCCGCGAGGGCGACCGGCTCCGCTCGGGAGAGGGCCGCGTCCCCTCCAACCACGACGGCATGGCCGCGTTCGCCGGCGGCGGGGGCCGTACCCACCTCGTCCGCAACCATGAGAACCGCGTCACCGCGGCGATCGCGGTCCCCACGGTCGAAGGTCTCACGTACGACCCGGCCGGCAAGGGCGGCTGTACGGCTCTGACACTCGACGCGGATCGGCGCGTGCTGTCCGAACGGGTCGCCATCGCCGGGACGGCCGTCAACTGCGCCGGTGGACGCACCCCTTGGAACACCTGGCTCACCTGCGAGGAGACCGAGGACCGGGCGGGCACGAACGGCTACACCAAGGACCACGGCTTCATCTTCGAGGTCCATCCCACCGATCCCCTCCGCACCGGCGCCGTACCGCTCACGGCGATGGGCCGCTTCCAGCACGAGGCCATCGCCATCGACCCCCACAAGGGCGTGGTCTACGAGACGGAGGACGCCTTCGAGAAGCCCTTCGGCCTCTTCTACCGCTTCCTCCCCGACAAGCCGCTGGGCGGAGTGGGATCGCTCCGCGCGGGCGGCCGGCTCCAGGCGATGCGGGTGCCCGGCGTTCCGGACCTGTCGACGGTCCAGGAGACCGGCGCGCGCTTCGACGGCATCGAGTGGGTGGACGTACCCGATCCGCTGGCCGCCTCCACCCCCACCCGGTTGCAGGACTACGGCCCCGGGGGCATCACCCACGCGCAGAAACTGGAGGGCTGCTACTGGGGCGGCAGTTGCGTCTACTTCGTGTCGTCCTTCGCCCGCAGCGCGGACGGGTCCACCGCCGACCACTACGGGCAGATCTGGCGCTACGACCCGGCGCGCCGCCGACTGACCCTGGTCGTCGTGTTCGGCCCGGACACCGATGTGCAGCTGCCGGGGGAGTCCCCGGACAATATCTGCCTCGCCCCGGGAGGTGGCCTGATGGTCTGCGAGGACGGCAACGGTGCCCAGCACGTCTTCGGCGTGACCCGCAAGGGCGAGGTGTACGCGATGGCCCGGGGCCGCCAGAACATCGGGACCGCGGACAAGCCCGAGTGGGGCGAGTTCGCCGGCGTCACCTTCGCCCCGGACGGGCGGACGATGTACGTCAACTGCTACACGCCCGGCACCACTTTCGCGGTCACCGGTCCGTGGCGGAGGTAGACGCCGGACAGGGTTCGTGACGGCTCCTCGCGGCGGGGCGTGTGCAACTCGCCCCGCCGCGAAGGAGAGGAGACGAGGCCGGGATCACGTGCTGAGCAACCGCTGCTTCCGCTGCTCGAACTCGGCGTCGGTGAGGACGCCTTGATCGCGCAGTGCCGCCAGCTTGGCGATCTCGTCCGCCGGGGACGGCGGTGCGGCCGGGGCGAAAACGGGCATGGGCGGCGCCGACTTGACGGTGGCACCGGCCTCGGGACGTACGGCCCAGCGGGCGGCGAACACCACGGCTCCGACACCGATGAGCACCATGCCGAAGGTCTTGTCCTCCTCGGCGATCCGCTTGTCCTGCTCGGCCTCGAACCTGGCGTCCCGCGCGGACTGATCGGCCTCGTAGCCGAGGGTGTCGGCCCAGTCGGCAGCCGAGGCGTCGATGGCCTCTTGGTCGGCGGTGACGCTGTCGCTGTCGGCCTGGAGGTAGATGATCAGTCCGATCGCGGCGATGACCAGCCCCAGCAGGGTGAGTGCGAGGCGTGCTCGTCTTCTTGCTCTGCTCATCGTCTCCCCACACGAATGTCGTTGCAGCATGCATCATGCCGCGTCCACCTCGTCATGTGAACGTCTCGTGGCCGTTCCGTGCTCAAGATGAGTGGAGTGCCCGCGGTCGGCCGTGCGGGCGAGGAAGTGCCCGGGTCGCTCGACCTCCTTCTGTGCGACGGGCGTTCACGTGGGCTCGGTGTCGGGGACGTACTCGTCGGCGTGCTCGCCGGTGACCAGGTACACCACGCGACGTGCGAACGAGACGGCGTGGTCGGCGAAGCGTTCGTAGTAGCGGCCGACCAGCGTGACGTCGACGGCCGTCTCCACGCCGTGCTGCCACCGGTCGTCCAGCAGGTGCTGGAAGATCATGCGGTGCAGCTCGTCCATGCGGTCGTCCTCCTGCTCCAACCGGAGGGCGGCCTCCACGTCCAGGGTGAGGAGCGCTTCGGCGGCCTGAGCCATCAGGCGCTGGGCGAGCTGTCCCATCTCCAGGACGGTGCGGTGCAGGTCCCCCGGCACGGCACGGTCGGGGTAGCGCCGCCGGGCGAGCTTCGCCACGTGCGCGGCGAGGTCGCCGCAGCGTTCGAGGTCCGCGCTCATCCGCAGGGAGGTGACGACGGTCCGCAGGTCCGTCGCGACCGGTTGCTGCCGGGCGAGTACGGCGATGGCCCGGTCTTCGAGGTCCCGCTGCAGGTCGTCGACCTCGGTGTCGCCGGAGATGACGCTCTCGGCGAGGGTGAGGTCGGCGTCCAGGAGGGCGGTGGTGGCGCGGCCGATCGCCGAGCCGACCAGGCGGCTCATCTCCATGAGGCCGGCGGCGAGCGAGGCCAGCTCCTCGTGGTAGGCCCCTCGCATCGAACTCCTCCTCCTGAGGTGGGTCTCGTCCCTCCTGCCAGGCTCCCACAGCCGTCCGCCGGGCTCCCGTCGCCGGGTCGGCGAAGATCGGTTCTCCTGTGGTCTACGGCAGTCCGGCGTGGTGCGCCATCACGCGCAGGGCTTCGTCCAGCGCCTGCCGCTGCTCCCACGTCAGGCCGGCCACGAGGTCATCGTCCAGGGCACGTGCCATGGACGTGCACCGGTCCAGCAGGCCGTGTGAGTCCGGCAACCGCCCAGACCGTACGGCTCCGTCGTCGCTCCCGTCCTCGTCGTGGCCGGCCTGGCGCAGATCGGCGACGCCGGGAGCGGTGTGGGGCGGGGCAACACGGCGTCCGGCACCTCGCGTAGGCGCGTGGTGGTTCCCACGCCCACTGAGCTTCAGGCATGGGCTCCGTCACCTTCAGTTCTGACGGACGATGGACGCGTTCAAGGCCGTGGCGAAGGCGGACCATGCCGCGTAGGGGAGCAGGGCGGCGGCCGCTGTCCGGTCGGTTCGTGCCACGCGGCGGATGAGTTCCACGTTGCTGACGTCGAGCAGCACCGTGCCGAGCAAGCCTGCCCTGGTGCTGCGCAGGCCGAAGAACAGCCGGCTCCACCCCGCGTTCAGAGTGAGGTTGACCGCCAGGCTCGCGGCCAGCAGTCCGCGTTCCCGCCGGTGGGAGGCGGTGTCCAGCGCACGGCCGCCTGCGTAGGCGATCGTCGCGTACAACGGTGTCCAGACGGCGCCGAAGGCCCGGGGCGGCGGTTCCCACAGGGGCTTGCGCAGGGACCGGTACCAGTCGCCGTCGGCGTCGACGGCTCGCGCGCTCGTGGCGGCAGCGGCGGCGACGGCCGCACCGGTGGCGGCGAAGCACGGCCAGGATCCTGTCCATCGCCGGTTGCCGCCGTGCCGCCTGATCAGCCTCATGCTGCTAGTGCTTCCCCGAAGGCGACGCTCGTACCGGTCGCGGTCGCGCTTCTCACCGTATGCACGGCCGCTACGCCGTCCGGGTAAAGGGGGATGCCGGGCGGCACCCCGGAAGGCGCCCCGCCCCCTGTCGACGGGTACGGCTCACGGCGACGCCGGGCGGACACGGTGACCCTCGCGACCAAAGATGATCTTGGCTGACGGCGTGGGGACGTCGTCCGCGAGCGCCAGGGCCTCATCAGGAGATACCAGCAGGCCTCCGGCCTGGACTCCGACGGTGTCGTCGGCCCGGTGACCGGTGGCCGCATGTACTGGGCGTGGATCGCCGGTGACCTCGACGGCCCGGCCTGCTACCAGGCGATGCCCACCCAGTCGTAGCCTCACCGACGGTGCCGGGGCGGCGGCAGGTCGTGCTGCCGCCCCGGCCGCGCCGCGCCACCGCCTACGCATCCGGATCCCAGCCGCGGAGCAGCTCGAACCGACCGTGATCGCCGTCAAGTCGGCCCCACCATGTCGCCCCTCGCCCAGGTGCCGCACCAAATCGAACAGCGTTCACTCGGGGCAGGTCGGTACCCGCACCTCGAGACCGGGCGCGGAGGCGACCGCGGTACAGAAGTCGCCTTCGGCGACCGTGGAGGAAATCTGGTCCAACCAGTTGACCAGTGGCCCACCTCCGTCCACCCTGTGCGTCATGACCGAGCGACACATCCGGCGCGAGGCGGTTTCGGACCAGCTTTTCGCCGTACTGCGCGACAGGATCCTCGGCGGTGGCCTGCCTCCCGGCTCCCCCCTCACCGCCGAACGTGACCTGGCGGCCGAGTTCGGCGTGAACCGGCACGCGGTGCGCGAGGCCGTCAAACGGCTTCAGCAGGCCCGGCTGGTCGAGGTCAGCCACGGGGGTCGCACGCTCGTCCTGGACTGGCGGCGCAGTGCCGGCCTCGACCTCGCCGTCGGGATCGCCGCGTCCGACGGCGGACCCTCGGTCGCGGACCTGGCACGCGACGCCTTGGAGATGCGGGCGTGCATCGGCGCGGACGCCGCCCGGCTGTGCGCGATCCGGTGTTCGGAGTCGACCGCCCGGGAGATCGTCGAGGCGGCGTGGCGGTACGCGCGCAGCGGGCCCGATCTGGAGGAACTCGGCCTGGCGGACGTCGCCTGGTGGCGGCTGATCGTGGAGGGGGCCGCGAACATCGCCTACCTCCTGGCCTTCAACAGCCTGGTGGACGGCACGCTCCCGGTCGCCGACGTACCGGACGACCTGCGGACCGCCGAACTGCTCGACGTGGAGACGCATGTGCGGCTCGCCGAACTCATCGCGGCACGCGAGTCCGAGGCGGCCGAGAGACTGGCGCGCGAGCTGCTGTCCCGCAGTGTGCCTTCGACGCCCCGGAAGGCGGTGCGCTGACATGATCCCCACCGTGGTCTACGCGATACCGGCGTTCGTGCTGCTGGTGGTCGTGGAGGCACTCTCCTACCGTTTCCTGCCGGACGACGACGAGCGCGGGTACGAGCTGCGGGACACCGTCACCAGCATGTCCATGGGCGCCGGGAGCCAGGTCATCGCGGTGCCGTGGAAGGTCGTGACGCTCGTGCTGTACGCGGCCCTGTTCACCGTCGCCCCCTGGCACCTCTCCGCGTCCTCGGCATGGACCTGGCTGCTGCTGTTCTTCGCCGACGATCTGGCGTACTACGCCTTCCACCGCGCCCACCACCGGGTGCGGGTGCTGTGGGCGAGCCATGTGGTCCACCACTCCAGCGTCCGTTTCAACCTCTCCACCGCCCTGCGCCAGAGCTGGACTCCGATGACGGGCCTGCCGTTCTGGCTGCCCCTGGCGCTGCTCGGCATCCCACCCTGGATGATCCTGCTCCAGCAGGCCTTCAGTCTGGTCTACCAGTTCTTCCTGCACACCGAGCGGGTGGACAGGCTGTGGCGGCCGGTGGAGTGGTTCTTCAACACGCCCTCCCACCACCGTGTCCATCACGGCTCCAACAACGCGTACCTGGACCGCAACTACGGCGGCATCCTCATCCTCTGGGACCGGCTCTTCCGCACCTTCGAACCGGAGGGCGAGCGCGTGGTGTACGGCCTCACGAAGAACATCGACACCCACAACCCGGTGCGGGTCGCCTTCCACGAGTTCGCCTCGGCGTGGAGCGACGTCCGCACGGCCCGTCGCTGGCGCGACCGCGCCGGCTATCTGTTCGGCCCGCCCGGGTGGGTGCCGGACGCGAAGGGGTGAGAAGGCACCGCCGAAGCACCGGCTGCGGGCCGGGCCCGCGGCGGCGGTGCCTGGAGGCGGGGGACCGGGAAGCGGGGAGTCGCGCGCGAACGGTGGCGATGTCGGACCTGTGCGTCGCGCGAAACCGCTGGCGGAGCACCTTGCGCAAGGGTTCCCGCACCTCCTCGACGGCTTCATGCATGTCACGTAGACGGTGGACAGCCTTCGGGTGTCGGCCCGGTCGGCTGCCTGGAGCCGCTGGTCGGCCAGTGCGAAGAAGGCCCGTTAGTCGTCGGCGTCCACGTCGTTTCCGGCCAGACAGGCGGAGAACGAGCGGTAGGCGCGGTTCACCTTCGGATCGCTCCGGAGGCGCGCCACCCGGGCGAACCACTCGGGCGCCGCCGAAGCCGTGGGCCCGCAGGTAGTCACCGCCGCGTACGCGGAGGGCGGCGGTTCCGCGACGGTGACCATCTGGGGGGAGGACGGCGGACTCCCGCCGGCCCGCTGCTGAGCGCCCTCCGCCTTACGAACCGATGACCTGGTGGCGCGAACGGTGTCCGTACGGCCGTGCGGTACGAGACCCTGGGTCCTCGGCGCCGGTCAGGCAGGGCGTCGTCGCGGTACAGGGAAGCGGCTGCCGCGAAGGGGCGCTCCGGGCCGACCCCGGGGCGCCCCGCCGCATGCCACCCCACCCACGCCCCGGGGCCCGCCGGCCCGGCCGTCATGACGTGAGCGGCTGGCGCATGTCCAGGTAGCAGCGCAGCCGGACGCCCACCTGCCCGGGCCCCCGGCTCGCACGTTCGACGGCGGTGATGGCCCACATCGAGGCCAGAGCGGCGTGGAAGGCGAACGCGGTCCGGTCGTCGGCGGCCGCGATGTCGACCACCACCAGGCCGGGCTCCGCCACGTGCACCTCGTGAATCACATCCATGACCGGAACGACGCCTTCCGGGGTGTGGGGGGTTCGTCCGGGGCTCACCTTTCACCCGGTTGGACACCTCGGGCACACCACTGCGCCCGGCTCACAGGACCCGCTGCCGGCGTCCGAGCCACGTCTGGGCGACGACCACGGCCGCCAGGAAGGCCCCGCTGACCACCTGTTGGTAGGCGGAGTCCAGTGAACCGATCTGGTTGATGACGTTCTGGATCACCTTCAGCAGGGCCACGCCCACCAGCGAGCCGCTGATGAAACCGAAGCCACCGGTGAGCAGCGTGCCTCCGATGACCACGGCCGAGATGGCCTCCAGCTCCATGCCGGAGCCGAGGATGGTCACCCCCGACACGAGCCACGCGGCGTTCAGCGCACCGGCGAGACCCGCGCACAGCCCCGACAGGGTGTACACCGCGACCTTCGTCCGGGCCACGGGCGCGCCCATCAGGGCGGCCGCGTCCTCGTTGCCGCCCACCGCGTACACGTACTGGCCGAAGCGGCTGCGCCGGAGCACCACGGATCCCGCCACGAACAGCGCCACGGTGATCCACACCGGCACGCCGACACCGAGCAGGGAGCCCTGGCCGAGCTTCGCGAAGAACGAGTCCGTCTCCACGAGATAGGTGCGTGAGCCCTCGTCGGTCAGCGCGAGCAGCACACCGCGCGCCCCGAGCATGGCGGCCAGGGTGACGATGAACGGGGCCAGCCCGGAGCGCGCGATCAGCAGTCCGTTCACCAGTCCGACGAGCCCGCAGACCGCGAGCGGCAGCAGCAGCGCCACCACGGTGCCGTACTGCGACCCCCACGCGGCGAGGACACCCCCCAGAGCGAACAGGGAGCCGACGGACAGGTCGATCCCGCCGGTGACGATGACGAAGGTCATGCCGAGGGCGACGACGGCGAGGAAGGCCGACGACAGCGCCATGTTCGCCAGGTTGTCGCCGGTCAGGAAGGTGTCGAAGCCGAGCGACGCGGCGGCCATGGCGATCACCAGGGTGACCAGCGCGCCGTGCTGCTGGGCGAGCGCGCTCAGGCGCTCGGATCGAGTCGCACCGGGTGGCGCGTCCTGGGTGACGGCGGCGGTCGTGGTTCCCATGGCTGCCTCCCCGGTGTCGGTGGTCATCGCTTCCTCCGTTCGCGCGCCGCGTAGACGGCACCGACGATCACCACGGCCTGCGCGATCTGTGTCCACGACGGGGGCAGGTCGTGCTTGATGAGCGTGGTGGTGAGCAGCTGGATCAGCAGGGCGCCCGCGACCGTGCCGCCGATCCGGACCCGGCCGCCGCTGAGCGGGGTGCCGCCGACGACCACCGCGGTGATGGCGGACAGTTCCATCAGCGTGCCCAGGGAGGTGGGGTCGCTCGCGGTGAGCCGGGCCGTGGCCAGGACACCCGCGACCGCCGCCAGGGCGCCCGAGCAGACGTAGACGATGACGAGGACCCGTCGCACGGGCAGGCCCGCGAGGCGCGCCGCCGGCCGGCTGTCGCCGATGGCGAGCAGCTGACGGCCGAATGTGGAGCGCTTGACGGCGAACGCCACCAGCAGCGCGAGCACGACCGCGATGAGGACCAGGTACGGGACGCCCAGCACGTCACCGGAGCCGAGAGAGGCCATGCCGGGATCGTGGACGTCCTTGAGCTGGGGGAGCAGGACCAGGGCGAGACCACGGGACCCGACCATCAGGGCGAGCGTGGCCACGATGGGCTGCACTCCCATGAAAGCGATCAGCGCCCCGTTGGCCGCCCCGACCAGCATGCCCCCGGCCACGGCGATCAGTGTGGCGATCCACGGCCCGTAGCCCAGGTAGAGCGACAACAGCGAGGTGGACAGGGCCATGACGGAACCGACGGACAGGTCCACTCCCTCGGTGCCGATCGCGAGGGCCATGCCCAGGGCGACGATCAGCACGGGGGCGACCTGTACGGCCTGGGTGCGGAAGTTCTCGGCGGAGGCGAAGTGCGGTGTGAAGGCGAAGTTGAACAGCAGCAGCACCACGACTCCGCCGTAGACCCCGTAGTTCTGCAGCAGGCGCAGCGCCCGGTCGCGGTCCACCGTGCCGCGGGCGAGGCTCAGATCAGTCACGGGCTGCTCCTTCGGGTACGTCGGCGATCGCGCGCAGCAGTTCGTCCTCGGTGACGGCGTCACCGGTGAGTTCCCGCACCACCGCACCGTCCCGGAGGACGACCACGCGGTCACTGCCCTCGATCAGCTCCTCGGTGTCCGAGGAGATCAGCAGGACGGCCAGACCCTCGCCGGCGAGTTCGTCGACGAGGGCCTGCACCTCCGCCTTGGCTCCCACGTCGATCCCGCGCGTGGGCTCGTCCAGCAGCAGCACCTTCGGGTGCAGGGCGAGCCAGCGGGCCAGGAGCACCTTCTGCTGGTTGCCGCCCGAGAGTTCGCCGACCTTCTGGTGCGGGCTGGAGGCCTTGATACGCAGCCGCTTCATGAACGTCTCCACGACGCGGTCGATACGGGCGTCGTCCACCAGCCCGAAGCGCGACAGGCCCGGCAGCGCGGCGAGCGCGATGTTCTCCCGCACCGACAGGCCCGGCACGATGCCCTCGGTCTTGCGGTCCTCGGGCAGCAGACTGATCCCGGCCCGGATCGCCGCCGGGGTGGACCCGGCGCGCACCGGCGCGCCAGCCACCACGACCCGGCCGCCGTCGACGGGCAGGGCGCCCGCGATGGCCTTGGCGGTCTCGCTGCGCCCGGAGCCGAGCAGCCCGCCGAGCCCGACCACCTCTCCGGGGCGCAGCGACAGCGAGACGTCACACAGCCGATGACGAACCGTCAACCCTCGTGCCGTCAACACCGGTTCGGCCGCCGTTTCGTGGGACCCGCTGAACTTCGTCAGGCCCTCGCGGCGTACCTCGCCGATCTCCCGCCCGAGCATCAGCCCCACCAGATGCAGCCGGTCGAGGTCGGCGAGGCGGCCGGTGTGCGCGACCCGGCCGTCGCGCAGGACGGTGACCGCGTCGCAGATCTCGTACAGCTCGTCCATGCGGTGGCTGACATAGACGACCGCGATGCCGCGCTCGCGCAGGGTGCGGATCACCTCGAACAGCGTCCGCACCTCGCGGGGCTCCAGCGACGAGGTGGGTTCGTCCATGATCACGACTCGTGCGTCGATGGCCACGGCCCGGGCGAGGGCGACCATCTGCTGGGCACCGACGCCGAGCTCACGCAGGGGACGGCGTACGTCGACCCGGATGCCGAGGCCGCGCAGGGTCTCGTCCGCCTCGCGGTGCATACGGCCGAAGTCGATCAGGCGCAGCCGGTTGCGCGGCTCGCGGCCGAGCAGGAGGTTACGGGCCACGCTCATCAGCGGGACGAGGTTGACCTCCTGGTAGATGGTGGAGATGCCCGCCTGCTGGGCCTGCAGGGGAGTGGTGAAACGGACCGGGGCGCCGTCGTAGGTGACCTCACCGGCGTCGGGCAGGTGGACGCCGGTGAGGACCTTGATCAGGGTGGACTTGCCGGCGCCGTTCTCGCCGACGAGGGCGTGCACCTCCCCGGCCCGGGCGGTGAAGTCCACGTCGGACAGCGCCCGCACGCCGGGGAAGGTCTTGCACAGTCCGGTGACCGCGAGCATCTCAGTAGGCCTTGCCCAGGTCGGACTTGGCGTTGCTCTCGGTGTAGGAGCTGTCCTGGATGACGATGTCCTGAGACACCTTCTGGCCCTGGGTGAAGGTGTCCAGGGTCTGGAACGCCAGCGGCCCGAAGCGCGGGTTGGACTCGACGACGCCGTGTATCCAGCCGTCCACGATGCCCTGCACGGCGTTGCGGGTACCGTCGATCGTCACGATCTTGACCTCGCCGGGCTTCTTGCCGGCCCCCTTGAGGGCGTTGACGGCGCCGAGTCCCATCTCGTCGTTCTCGGCGTAGACACCCTTGATCCCCGGCTTGGACTGGA of the Streptomyces sp. 1222.5 genome contains:
- a CDS encoding sugar ABC transporter ATP-binding protein; the encoded protein is MLAVTGLCKTFPGVRALSDVDFTARAGEVHALVGENGAGKSTLIKVLTGVHLPDAGEVTYDGAPVRFTTPLQAQQAGISTIYQEVNLVPLMSVARNLLLGREPRNRLRLIDFGRMHREADETLRGLGIRVDVRRPLRELGVGAQQMVALARAVAIDARVVIMDEPTSSLEPREVRTLFEVIRTLRERGIAVVYVSHRMDELYEICDAVTVLRDGRVAHTGRLADLDRLHLVGLMLGREIGEVRREGLTKFSGSHETAAEPVLTARGLTVRHRLCDVSLSLRPGEVVGLGGLLGSGRSETAKAIAGALPVDGGRVVVAGAPVRAGSTPAAIRAGISLLPEDRKTEGIVPGLSVRENIALAALPGLSRFGLVDDARIDRVVETFMKRLRIKASSPHQKVGELSGGNQQKVLLARWLALHPKVLLLDEPTRGIDVGAKAEVQALVDELAGEGLAVLLISSDTEELIEGSDRVVVLRDGAVVRELTGDAVTEDELLRAIADVPEGAARD